A genomic segment from Xiphophorus maculatus strain JP 163 A chromosome 6, X_maculatus-5.0-male, whole genome shotgun sequence encodes:
- the LOC102219080 gene encoding AP-1 complex subunit gamma-1-like yields the protein MSPSVPLQEMIRAIRSARTQCEERGVIQRECAAIRAQFRQTDNGGRSHNLAKLLYVHMLGYPAHFGQMECVRMIASPRYSEKRVGYLGAMMLLDEKQDASLLITNSIKNDLSHSNQYVQSLALCTLACMGSAEMCRDLAPEIDRLLRSSNSYIKKKAALCAVHIVRKVHELGELFVPSARSLLSEKNHGVLHGAVVLITELCERSPETLERFRKAVPDLVQIMKGLVISGYSPDHDVAGVSDPFLQVRILRLLRILGRNNEAASDAMNDLLAQVATNTDSTKTVGNAVLYETVLSVLDIKSESGLRVLAVNILGRFLLNNDRNIRYIAMTSLQKIVSTDHNAVQRHRGTIVDCLKDQDASVKRRALELSLALVSASNIRSMMKELLIFLSSCPPELRAHAASGIFNAAERYAPSKRWHIDTILHVLTTAGGDVRDETVPNLIQLITNTSELHCYTVHKLYRALLTDISQQPLVQVACWCIGEYGDLLLKGECQETEAVQVTEDDVLDALEIVLQSHMSTPTTRGFALTATMKLSTRITDNVDRIRSIVSIYGSCIDVELQQRAVEYNALFKKYDHMRAAVLERMPVIQKNSLGQTNGELSEEPIKESQPGKVKQEEMALPQQPAGQVCDLLDLLGGSQEPLQPSSSVGGSASAQLTAAPASAGGDLLDLLGGFEPTPLVPAPTVTVYEKNGVTLTLICERQSESGLTVTLTASNSTDSDISSFTLQAAVPKSVQLQMRAPSRDSLPAHGGAKLTQLVVLNNPNKVNLKMRIRVSYTCQGSVVQDTVQVDSFPGL from the exons ATGTCTCCATCAGTCCCGCTGCAGGAGATGATCCGAGCCATCAGGTCAGCCAGGACCCAGTGTGAGGAGCGGGGGGTCATCCAGAGGGAGTGTGCCGCCATCCGGGCCCAGTTCAGACAAACCGACAACGGCGGGCGGTCGCACAACCTGGCCAAGCTGCTCTACGTGCACATGCTGGGCTACCCTGCTCACTTTGGTCAG ATGGAGTGCGTTCGGATGATCGCCAGCCCGCGCTACAGCGAGAAGCGCGTGGGGTACCTGGGAGCGATGATGCTCCTGGACGAGAAGCAGGATGCGAGCCTGCTCATCACAAACTCTATAAAGAA CGACTTGTCTCATAGCAACCAGTACGTGCAGTCTCTGGCTCTGTGCACGCTGGCTTGTATGGGTTCAGCTGAGATGTGCAGGGATCTGGCCCCAGAGATCGACAGACTGCTGCGCTCCTCCAACtcttacataaagaaaaag GCTGCTTTATGTGCCGTTCACATTGTGAGGAAAGTCCATGAACTAGGAGAGCTCTTTGTCCCGTCAGCTCGCTCCCTCCTCTCTGAGAAGAACCACG GTGTGTTACATGGAGCCGTTGTGCTCATTACTGAACTGTGTGAGCGCAGCCCAGAAACACTGGAGCGCTTCAGGAAG GCAGTCCCAGATCTGGTTCAGATCATGAAAGGCCTGGTGATTTCAGGGTATTCTCCGGACCACGATGTGGCAGGAGTCAGTGATCCATTCCTACAG GTACGCATCCTAAGGTTGCTGAGGATCCTCGGTCGGAACAACGAAGCAGCAAGTGACGCCATGAACGACCTCCTAgctcag GTAGCGACCAACACAGACAGTACCAAGACTGTGGGCAACGCTGTGCTCTATGAAACCGTTCTCTCTGTACTAGACATAAAGTCAGAGAGCGGCCTCAGA GTTTTGGCTGTAAACATCCTGGGAAGATTCCTCCTGAATAATGACAGGAACATTCG ATATATTGCCATGACCTCTCTTCAGAAGATCGTTTCGACAGACCACAATGCAGTTCAGCGGCACCGTGGGACCATTGTAGACTGCCTGAAGGACCAGGACGCATCTGTCAAGCG GCGTGCTTTGGAGCTGTCCCTGGCTTTGGTGTCGGCCTCCAACATCCGCTCCATGATGAAGGAACTGctcatcttcctctcctcctgccCCCCCGAGCTCAGGGCTCATGCTGCCAGCGGCATATTTAACGCTGCTGAAAG GTATGCGCCCTCCAAACGCTGGCACATTGACACCATCCTGCATGTTCTCACCACG GCAGGGGGCGATGTCAGAGATGAAACTGTGCCCAACCTGATTCAGCTCATCACCAACACCTCAGAGCTGCACTGCTACACCGTCCACAAGCTCTACCGGGCGCTGCTCACCGACATCTCTCAG CAACCCCTGGTCCAGGTGGCTTGCTGGTGTATAGGAGAGTATGGAGACCTGCTGCTGAAAGGAGAGTGTCAGGAGACAGAAGCTGTGCAG GTGACGGAGGACGACGTCCTGGACGCTTTAGAGATAGTTTTACAGTCGCACATGTCGACTCCAACGACCAGAGGCTTCGCTCTCACCGCCACCATGAAACTGAGCACACGCATCACAGACAATGTgga TCGGATCAGGAGCATCGTCAGCATCTACGGAAGCTGCATAGACGTGGAGCTCCAGCAGAGGGCGGTTGAATACAATGCACTCTTCAAGAAGTACGACCACATGAG GGCGGCTGTGCTGGAGAGGATGCCTGTGATTCAGAAAAACTCTCTGGGCCAAACCAATGGAGAGCTGAGCGAGGAACCCATCAAGGAGAGCCAACCGGGAAAGGTCAAACAGGAAGAGATGGCTCTGCCACAACAACCAGCTGGACAG GTGTGTGACCTCTTGGACCTGCTGGGAGGTTCTCAGGAACCTCTGCAGCCCAGCTCATCAGTCGGTGGCTCAGCATCAGCACAGCTCACTGCTGCCCCCGCCAGCGCTGGAGGAGACCTCCTGGATCTGCTGGGTGGGTTCGAGCCCACTCCTCTGGTCCCAG CTCCCACTGTGACGGTGTATGAGAAAAATGGTGTGACTTTGACGCTAATCTGCGAACGACAGTCGGAGTCGGGCCTGACGGTCACGCTCACCGCCTCCAACTCCACCGACTCAGACATCAGCAGCTTCACCTTGCAAGCTGCGGTGCCCAAG AGTGTGCAGTTACAAATGAGGGCCCCGAGCAGAGACTCCCTTCCTGCACATGGTGGCGCTAAACTGACCCAGCTGGTGGTCCTCAACAACCCCAACAAG GTAAACCTGAAAATGAGGATCCGTGTGTCCTACACCTGCCAAGGCTCGGTCGTTCAGGACACAGTTCAGGTGGACTCCTTCCCGGGACTCTGA
- the LOC102235594 gene encoding NEDD8-like, whose translation MLIKVKTLTGKEIEIDIEPTDKVERIKERVEEKEGIPPQQQRLIYSGKQMNDEKTAADYKIQGGSVLHLVLALRGGSEPHRSCTRLSPSS comes from the exons ACCCTGACTGGAAAGGAAATCGAGATCGACATCGAGCCCACAGACAAG GTGGAGCGAATCAAGGAAAGGGTTGAGGAGAAGGAAGGGATCCCTCCACAGCAACAGAGGCTCATCTACAGCGGGAAACAGAT GAACGATGAGAAGACGGCTGCAGACTACAAGATCCAGGGCGGCTCGGTGCTCCATCTTGTGCTGGCGTTAAGAGGAGGATCAGAACCCCACAGAAGCTGCACACGCCTCTCTCCCTCGTCATGA